The genomic segment GATGCTGTCATCTAGTGTGGTTCGTTATGTAGAGCTCGAGATGCAAGGACACCGTGTTCGAGCTGATCTTATTGTACTTCTTATGCCAGAATTCGACATTATTTTGGTATGGATTGGTTGACATTGAACGGAGCTTCGATCGACTTCCGTTGGAGGATTGTATCTATTAATCTCGTCGGTGGGGAGTCATTCTTATTTGAGGCAGCTCGGAGCCGTCTTGTGCCGCGCATTATATCCTATTTGCGCGCGAGGAAGTTGATGTTTAAGGGATGTCAAGATTTCCTGGCAAGTGTTGTCTGATCCCTGACACTTCCAGATGAACTATTGAGGAGGTGGAAATAGTTAGAGAATTCTCTGATGTTTTTCCTGAAGACGTGACCGGCGTTCCACCAGCAAGGGACGTGGAGTTTTCTATctagttgatgccaggtacctTGCCAATTTATAAGCACCTAATCGTCTTGCACCTATGGAGATGAAAGAGCTGAAAGATCATATTCAAGAGTCGTTAGAAAAGGTTTTTATTCATCTTTGTTCATCTCCATGTGGCGCACCAgttctctttgtgaagaagaaggatggcagtcTGAGTCTTTACATTGATTACCGAGACTTGAATAGAGTGACcgtgaagaacaagtatccattTCCAAGAATTAAAGACTATTTGATCAAATGCAATAAGATTCAATGTTATCAAAGATAGATCTTTGttccggatatcatcagttgaaagtcaaaGTAGTGGACGTCCATAAGACGGATTTCAGAACTCGTCATGGGCACTACGAATTTTtgtgatgccttttgggttgacaaATGCCcagtgatcttcatggatctcatgaatcgcgtattgtAGCCGTATTTGGATCAATTTTTTATCGTGTTCGTAGACGACAATCTGATCTACTGTAGAagtcatgaggagcacagtcagcatttgatgACGGCACTGCAGGTGCTTTGGGATCGAAACTTGTTTGCCAAATTCAGAAAATGTGAGTTCTAGTTGGAGAGaatggcgttcttaggccacattatttctagGGATGGAGTAGAGGTCGATCTATTTAAGGTAAAAGCGGTGAAGGAGAGGTCAGTACCTAGGAATGTATTcaagattcgtagtttcttAGGACTGACAGGATATTATCGCAAGTTTATCAAGGGCTTTTTGACTATTGCAATACCCTTGACAGCTCTGAAAAAGAAAAACGTCAAGTTTGTGTGGAGTGCCGAGTGTCGGAGCACTTTAGAGAAGTTGAAACATGAACTTACCGTAGCACCAGTTCTAGCAATGCCATCCGAGCAAGGGGATTATGTGCTTTACACTGATACTTCAAAGCTCGGTTTGGACGCCAGTGCTGATGCAGAATGATAAGGTGATCGCCTATGCGTCCTGACAGCTGAAGAAttatgagaagaactacccgacgcaCGACCTTGAATTAGCTGCGGTTGTTTTCGCACTGAAGATTTGTAGACGTTAATTGTACGATGAGAaatgcaagattttcaccgatcaaAAGAGcatcaagtatttctttactcagaaggagttgaacatgagaAAGATGTGATGATTGGAGCTAGTTAAAGACTATGGccgtgacattagctaccaccctgaAAAACCTATCGTCGTGGCTGATGCATTGAGTAGAAAGACTAGAGTTTTAAGTATTCTAGCAATACAGAAACCTCTCCAGACATAGATTCAGATATTCAACCTTGAGATTTATGTTAGTGGCCATGCACCAAGATTATCTACTTTGACGGTGCAGTCCACTCTGAGAGATCGCATTCGTACTGAGCAGTCTAtcgatgagcagttgcaaaagtggaagACGAGGGATGAATCGAAGGGCAGTAAATTGTATTGTGTGGAGGAcagaattttcaaatatagagGTCGTTTATGGGTGCCTAGTGGTGATTCGTTGAGAGGAAAGATTATGACGGAGGCACATACTTCACCGTACTCTATCTGTGAGgtccggggccgaagagggcggggggtgttcgctggtgccatgaggttgcacgaacAATGAGCGGcttctgg from the Primulina tabacum isolate GXHZ01 chromosome 8, ASM2559414v2, whole genome shotgun sequence genome contains:
- the LOC142554623 gene encoding putative mitochondrial protein AtMg00860, with translation MAFLGHIISRDGVEVDLFKVKAVKERSVPRNVFKIRSFLGLTGYYRKFIKGFLTIAIPLTALKKKNVKFVWSAECRSTLEKLKHELTVAPVLAMPSEQGDYVLYTDTSKLGLDASADAE